The following coding sequences lie in one Microcaecilia unicolor unplaced genomic scaffold, aMicUni1.1, whole genome shotgun sequence genomic window:
- the LOC115458791 gene encoding zinc finger protein 501-like, producing MCFLITDLPIVTSVFSLSIKQEDDLPFMENPESEMSEQTLPSVTDDGFGNASERVRMCDEQQKDEWKHEDSSRDSTDPSADCEGGIGSIIPTGEKAAAQKGERLERQKRNCSFFPRVVQPGRLNDERDFTSADVWETFTTDSNFIEHHISGLRTEVHDCQDMHKTNPSGYCGNCEKPCKCSECDKCFNEKRNLQLHKIGHMKHEPFKCLECDKCFRGKAEVKSHKMSHTGEKPFQCSDCDKSFSIKWHLKRHERSHTGEKPFKCSECDKWVRTRTELKNHERIHTGEKPFKCSECNKWFRTKECDKWFRTKSGVKKHEKIHTGVELQRHKITHTEEKPFQCSECAKCFRRKAELQRHKITHTGEKPFQCSECAKCFKRKAALKRHKRTHTGEKPFQCSECAKCFKRKAELKRHKRTHTEGKAYKCSDCDKSFSLKWHLKLLERTHTGKKPFQCSEYDQSFSFKGNLK from the exons ATGATGGATTTGGGAATGCGAGTGAAAGAGTGAGAATGTGTGATGAGCAGCAGAAAGATGAATGGAAACACGAAGACTCCTCCAGAGACAGCACAGATCCTTCAGCAGACTGTGAAGGAGGTATCGGTAGCATAATACCAACCGGTGAGAAAGCAGCAGCTCAGAAAGGAGAAAGATTAGAAAGACAAAAGAGAAACTGTAGCTTTTTCCCAAGAGTTGTACAACCTGGAAGACTCAACGATGAGAGAGATTTTACAAGTGCTGATGTTTGGGAAACCTTTACTACCGACTCCAATTTTATTGAGCACCACATAAGTGGGCTTAggactgaagttcatgactgtcaagatatgcacaaaactaacccatctggATACTGTGGAAACTGTGAAAAACCATGTAAATGTtcggaatgtgataaatgtttcaatgaGAAAAGGAACCTACAACTGCATAAAATAGGTCACATGAAACATgaaccatttaaatgtttagaatgtgataaatgtttcagaggcAAGGCTGAGGTGAAAAGTCACAAAATGAGtcatactggagagaaaccatttcaatgttcagactGTGATAAATCCTTTAGCATTAAATGGCATCTGAAACGGCATGAGAGaagtcatacaggagagaaaccatttaaatgctcagaatgtgataaatgggtCAGAACGAGGACTGAGCTGAAAAATCatgaaaggattcatacaggagaaaaaccatttaaatgttcagaatgtaatAAATGGTTTCGAACCAAGG aatgtgataaatggttcagAACCAAGAGCGGGGTGAAAAAACACGAAAAGATTCATACAGGAGTGGAGCTACAACGACACAAAATAACTCATACAGAAGAAaagccatttcaatgttcagaatgtgctAAATGTTTCAGAAGAAAGGCGGAGCTACAACGGCACAAaataactcatacaggagagaagccatttcaatgttcagaatgtgctAAATGTTTCAAAAGAAAGGCGGCGCTAAAACGGCAcaaaagaactcatacaggagagaagccatttcaatgttcagaatgtgctAAATGTTTCAAAAGAAAGGCAGAGCTAAAACGGCACAAAAGAACTCATACAGAAGGGAAAGCATATAAATGTTCAGACTGTGATAAATCCTTTAGCCTGAAATGGCATCTGAAACTGCttgaaagaactcatacaggaaagaaaccatttcaatgttcagaatatgATCAATCGTTTAGCTTCAAAGGGAATCTGAAATAG